One region of Yersinia bercovieri ATCC 43970 genomic DNA includes:
- a CDS encoding response regulator transcription factor, translating to MINVALIDDHTVVRSGFAQLLSLEKDIRIIGEYGSAAEAWANLANIDVHVAVMDISMPDESGLSLLKRLRQKMPHFRAIILSIYDTTAFVQSAMDAGASGYLTKRCGPDELVQALRTVNGGGLYLCSDALRALRHMPQQPQQLAVLTPREKEIFQLLINGISVKSIAEQLRLSHKTVHVHRANILGKLQCETTVELVHFALQHQLLAGN from the coding sequence ATGATTAATGTTGCATTGATAGATGACCATACTGTCGTCCGCTCAGGGTTTGCCCAGTTGTTATCACTGGAAAAAGATATTCGCATTATTGGCGAGTATGGATCGGCGGCTGAGGCGTGGGCCAATTTGGCCAACATTGATGTCCATGTTGCGGTGATGGATATTTCGATGCCGGACGAAAGCGGGCTAAGTCTGCTCAAGCGCCTGCGCCAAAAAATGCCCCATTTTCGCGCCATTATTCTGAGTATTTACGACACCACCGCCTTTGTGCAAAGCGCGATGGATGCCGGTGCCAGTGGTTATCTCACCAAACGCTGCGGCCCGGATGAGCTAGTGCAAGCGCTGCGAACCGTCAATGGCGGGGGCCTCTATCTCTGCTCCGATGCGCTGCGGGCGCTCCGCCATATGCCACAACAGCCGCAACAACTGGCAGTGCTAACACCGCGCGAGAAAGAAATTTTCCAGTTATTGATCAACGGGATAAGTGTCAAATCCATTGCCGAGCAGCTGCGGCTCAGCCACAAAACCGTGCATGTGCATCGGGCGAATATTCTGGGCAAGCTCCAGTGTGAGACCACGGTCGAGTTAGTGCATTTTGCGCTGCAACATCAGCTGTTAGCAGGTAACTGA
- the dpiA gene encoding two-component response regulator DpiA, with translation MEWLNILVVEDETPLAEMHAEFIKQSSYCHEVWLAGNLQQARSMVARFKPDLILLDNYLPDGSGLELLREMTLQGFAGSIIFVTAASDSETVSEAIRYGVFDYLIKPVAYERLEQSLARYSHRHQVLQDGTKVNQRQIDEMYNTYARGEQKVTLPLGIDQMTLDKIQMLFSDNAVEYTAENVAQVLGLSRTTARRYLEFCATNQALQAEIIYGKVGRPQRIYRSRKSA, from the coding sequence ATGGAATGGCTTAATATTTTAGTGGTAGAAGACGAAACACCGCTGGCAGAGATGCATGCAGAATTTATTAAACAGAGCAGCTATTGCCATGAAGTCTGGCTGGCGGGTAATTTGCAGCAAGCCCGCAGTATGGTGGCCCGCTTTAAGCCCGATTTGATTCTGTTAGATAACTATCTGCCCGATGGTAGTGGGTTGGAATTATTACGTGAAATGACCTTACAGGGCTTCGCCGGCAGCATTATCTTCGTCACCGCAGCCAGCGACAGTGAAACCGTGTCGGAAGCTATCCGCTATGGGGTGTTTGATTACCTGATTAAGCCGGTGGCCTACGAGCGCCTGGAGCAATCATTGGCGCGATACAGCCACCGCCATCAGGTGTTGCAGGACGGCACCAAGGTCAATCAGCGCCAGATCGATGAGATGTACAATACCTATGCCCGTGGCGAGCAAAAAGTGACACTGCCATTGGGTATCGACCAGATGACGCTAGATAAAATCCAAATGCTATTTAGTGATAATGCCGTTGAGTACACTGCGGAAAATGTCGCGCAAGTGCTCGGATTAAGCCGCACCACCGCTCGGCGTTATTTGGAGTTCTGCGCCACCAACCAAGCGCTACAGGCCGAGATCATTTATGGCAAAGTCGGCCGCCCACAGCGCATCTACCGCAGCAGGAAATCGGCGTAG